The Oryza brachyantha chromosome 6, ObraRS2, whole genome shotgun sequence region ccgtctCGTCCTCGCAGCCGCCCGCGGTGCTGACGAGGATGCGGTGGCCGAACCGTCGGTCGAACGCTTCAGGGTCTGGCTCGGCGACTGCGGCCGCCGGCTCCATCAACAGCACCCGGTCTTTGCGAACCTTGGCGGCCTCGAAACAccccaccgccgcgtcgccgtcgcccccgaCCAGATCGGCCGACCGGCGCGAGGCAGGGCCAACCCGCCCTGGCGCCCGTACTGACCCCGTCGAGTGGCGGCCGGAGAAGAAGGCTCTAAAGGCCGGAGAGGGAGCCGGAGCTGGAGCCAAACTCGCCTGTTTTTCTTTGGTCGTAGCAGCCGCCaccttcgtctccggcgggTCGGGTGGTCCAGTTGTGGACGGCTTTGGCGGctccgggaggaggaggacgtcCTCGGGGTCGACGCGGGAGCGGCATAGCGGGCACGTCGAGTGCGCGTCCAGCCACGTATCCACGCACTCGACGTGGAACCCATGGCGGCATTTCGGCAGCAGCCGCAACGCCTCCGTCGGCTCGAACCGGCCGAGGCAGACGGCGCACTCGAGGCCAGCCTTCTGCCCACGCAGCGCGCCGAACCGGAACACCGGCAGCGACTCCACCACGGCCCGGTCGACGCCGGagttcctcctctcccccgccgccccgccggacgcgccgccgcccccgtaGGGCCCCGACGACTCCGCGGCGCTCCGCTTACAGTGCTTCGCgtagagcagcagcaggaacgTGATGGAGAACACGCTGGTCAGGATGCCAACCACGACCGCCACCCCAGGCCTGAACGGCGTGGCCGCCGACgaagacgccggcggcgacggcagcggcgacacGATCGCGCCGTCGTAGTCGGACAGCAGGAGCCGCCGCGACGGCTCCATCGGCGGCAGCTCAGCTCACCGAAAAGCTTGTGCAGTGCACAGCCGCGACAAGACGAGAGATTTTCGATGTACTCCCTACCACCACGAGCGTGATTTGTAAACCAAGCGGTAGGGGTAATAATAATAGCTGCTCCGGGGGGCGGTGACCGGAACATCCGGGGTGGTGGGTGGGGGCCCCGCGTGGCAGCGGGCAGCCGGAGACCGGTGGGGCCCCACGCCGCTGCGCTGCTCCGCCGGTGAGGATAACCAGCTCGACGCCGTGCGGCTTGTCGCCGAGTGGCACCGAGTACACTACGGGTGGCACTCAGCCACTGACAGTTTAGTTGTGGGGATGTGGGCCCATGTGTCAGTACATGAATGGAgcaggagtttttttttttgtccaatttatttttcgcCCTTTTTTCCCGAAAAAAATGGGCAAAGGGAGGCAGCATGGCTGGGGAGCAGAGACCCCTGTTTGGAGCGAGCAATGCGCATTTAAGAACGTTAGGGCCGCGAGATTACTGTTTTGACCCGTCATTACATCGCCTGCTAATGCTGACACCACAGGGGCAGTATCGTAATGtccccagaaaaaaaattccctttattttttttttcacgcttGCTGTGATCGGAGTCCGTGCGCGCGCAGCGAAGCGGGGAATGAATGCTCGTGGTGGGAGgcgggagaagaagaagagaaaaaagaaaaaaaaaaaaagcaagacgCACACGTACGCGAGATGATCACCAGTTCAGTCGCTGACATGGCTGTCATTGAGcgggggtggggcccacctggcagcGACTGGGGTTACTGTTTCGGATGGGGGCTGGTGTCTGTGTCTGTGTGACCGGGTTCGGGACACGTGAGGTTCTGGCATCAGTGATCTCAGCgaaaattttgaatgtttggtgttgaaaagtttttaattttttgttttccggAGGTTGCCCGTGCGACATCCTGGCTCAGGCTCAGGCACGAAGCTGGACCAGTACTTTCATTCGTCAGTTATTTCCGTGCGAATTTTATGGCGCAAGTTAATCGAGTTCTTAATTagtctcccctctccttcccgCAAAGTCTTTATTTTAAGCTCCTTGTTTGACCCAGGCtgacattatttttatgtaatcGTTGTATTTGAGTttgataaagtaaaaaaaaacaattacgTTTGggttttaaaaagtaaagatCAATTGCATTAACATTTGAAAATGTAAAGACAATTTCGTATTGATATGTgtaagataaatttaaataaaaacttttttaagtatGAAGGGAATAATTTAGGATCCTGAACTCTGAAGCCCGCACCAAAGAATTGTTCACCGTAAAATACtctatcttttaaaaaaaaaagtttataagtatttctCGTATTCAAATTACgtattacaatataaaaaagttcaatgtggtttattatagtttttttcattgttcCTACggtcaattaatcatgtgttttGAAAGGAAATTTAACCAAATGAAAATTAGAAATTTGACCACAAAGTCTACTTACAAAATGTACTTTAAACCTTGGTATTTACCCTATCAGTCTATCTGTTTCAAAGCATAGCTAACAAGTACAGAATTTGACACTTCTTATAAGGGCATATTCGTTTGGAAGAAAAACACATAATCAAATTTCAAAGGATTTGATTGTTTTGAAAGCCATTCGGTTCATATGAATGAAACACaggaaaattaaagaaaattttctttcagaCAAGTTGTACATaaaaaacattgaaaaatGTTCATCCActcaaacatttttaaaaaattcatataaattagtGTTATCATACATCCATATACCTCAACCTTTTATTCATATAGATTAAAATTCCTCCAACCCGGTCACCCGGATAAACCCCTAAATCTGAACATGTATATTTGTCACCAGTAAGTGTCAAATCCGGTTCTAGTTAGGCTGTATTTTGAAACGCAGTGAGTTGTTCAACTTAGAAAtgattaatatgttttggaACTGTGTACCGCATATATTTCGGCCGGCTAATTCATCTGCGTCAGAACAAAGAGAGGAACGTAAAGAAACAGCACGAGCGATTTGCTACTGCTGGGGACATCGCCCACGTCGCGTCTCCGTAGATCTGGAGGCGCCGGCACTGTGCAAGTACGCCCCAATGATAGCTTCCCATGGCAACTTGCTCCCCGGGCAAGCCATCCATGCATCACCGTGGCCCATGGATGCAGCAAAACTGTCGATCtgttcatcgatcgatcgactcCCAGTGCCAGACCAACCGATGCGTACGCATGGCATGTACGCTCCCTTGAATCTTCTACACGCACGCGTCCACTGTCGCCGTGCGCCTTGACCTGCCCAAGAtgtccggccgccgccatgatTGGCCGGCTcgagctccggcgccggcctcTATCTACGGCTCGACTCCGGCGAGACAGAACAACCTAGGCATATCGATCGAGCAATAGTTGGCGAGGCTGCAGAGCAACAATTCGCAGGCGTTTTTCTGCTGatcccgcgcgcgcggcgccggtgctgctgctgctgcatctttttattttcagccGGTCCCCGGCGAgtgcgccgccggccatggatCGGTGCATGCACACGGCGCGGCAGGCGACATAAGGCTGTGGATCCGTTTGCTCGAGCTTCTATTCACGACTGCTGCACCATCCGCCCATCTGCACGAGCGGCAGAGATCGAGATCGctcgcagcagcagctgctgatCTGGATGCTGCGAACAGGGCGCCCGGATAGCGTCATCTGACGTTCTCAAATCTGGACTCgggtaaatatattttcgcACTTGTAAATGtttataagcaaattttaaaatataattttcatttcatttgattttattattttttatttgtcgtttttacatattttgtttccGAACATGTACGCAAAAGTTttgtctataaattatttttcgcttataaaaatatgggtttggttttctttcaaaagaaaCGAAACTGTGGGAGCTCTGGTCGTATAGTAGGTGATGATGGCATCACAGTGTTGAATCGATCGGTGGAGAGGCGCTTGCTTGTCGTCGTGTACTCGGTTTTTATTGTAAGCTCATGCACGCGTGCATGGGGGGTTTGGATTATGACACGACACGATCGATGCTCGTCGCGGTGTAGCTGCGAGGTCGATTTAATCGTGTTACACTGTTAGCTCTGCCAGCCAGATGGGGCGCCTGAATGACGACATACTAGTATAACTATTACTATTATGAGTGGAAGGCATCACATCAATGGAGCTGACAGGTGCTAGCGGGCACTCAGACACccacttttgcttatatttataagtcaaaatttaaaattaattttaaatttttttcttaaaatttattttctatacttGTTTTTGATAactagaaataaatatataatttattttatatttctgtttgtaaacataaaaaaaccaaacaattacgCGGATTAATATGCCGACATTACTGCCTGCACTGTTCCTGTGACCAAAATGGCACTGGTAATTCAGCCTTTTCGCTTGCTTGCTTGGATTCAGTATCTCAGAGTCTATCTGTGTAGCCATTTTCGCTATTTTGGTACACACCTTTGAACAGTTCAACTTCACAGCATGACTTGTCCGTTCTGTACCGGAGATCATCCACTACCGTATGTTGTATTGTATACTGTCTCATTGTGTGCATGGTTCGAGCAAATGCCAAAGCACTACATATCAAAAAAATCTAGATGTAACTACAGTGGACAGTATTTAACAGTAGTGTAACTAAGTTATAGCTCGTGCTTGTAATATATGGATTATGTAAGATTATAAGTAGGAGTTCAATgtcgaatatatatatgctccgAGCTTTCCTGTGGTTTGTCCGGCCCAAATCGTCGTATGTTGTAGGCCGAAAGAGTGGGTTGGGCTTTTATTGCCGTAGCCACAAGTTCTACAAAGCCCCTTAGCCGTCCAAGAGAAAGATTGCAGTGTCCCATGGACTCACAGTTTCATGGGCCAATTAGGGTTAGTTAGAGCCCAAACACCAAATGTAACAAAGTTGAAAGATCTGTAGCACGCACCACCCAACCCAATCTAAAGCTAGTCCACTACTGCTACTACTCTACAAGCGGCACGAGGACGACACGAGCAAGAAGCCCCTGCTGGAATTCGATCCTCTACATTGCACCGGTCGTCACTAACATATGAGTCCGAGGTTCGATAGACTCATATGTCAGTGACGATTGCACGGTGCAGTTGATTGGTGCAATTGATTGCAGAGGATTTCAAATCGCTTTCTAGATGCCTCACTTATAACCCAAATTCTAAAAGGAACCTTTCTTGGTTTCGCTTACACTTAcatttatatgtcaaaatttaattttaaatttatagttgattttatgggtttttttcattctagttattttttagactttgtTTTTATCACCAAGAACggttatataaaagtttgagtaaatttcataaaactactATTTTGACCAAATTATCCCAAAACTATAGACTTTGTTTTTATCACCAAGAAcgtttatatataagtttgagtaaatttcataaaactactattttgaccaaattatcccaaaactatatatttaagattGTATAACACAtagctataaaatttagtagtaaatgtcttaaaatattatagatttaataTCTTGtattacaaaactataaatataatggtgAAACTATCCAAGAACTACATGTTTTAAAGTTacacttttattatttttaagttacaAAGTTGTATACTTTGGGATAAAATTGGAGTTAAATCTATAGCTTTGCGATACAAAACccttaaatatataactttaatAAAGTTAATCAAACATACTTTTTGGCTTAATAGTGTAATAGTAGTTTATaacctttaaaaaatcaataaaaacgCTTATTTGTCTAAGCTTAtgatttttaacttaaaagtAGACTTATAAGCAAAGAAAATGGCCTTGAAAGTGTCAGGTTATTTTTGCGGGGCAAAGGTGAAACAAGCGGGGATGTAAGTATGCATTTGTACGTATTCCTTGCATTCAATTGGACGATCTAACAAAACCTTAAATAGTCACCCAACTCCCGTGCCTGGGAGCGTTAAAACATTTCCAACAGCATTCATCCGTGTGGCGTTACAACGAGGCAGGGCCCGACCCCCTCGTGTACCGTAACTACTGCTGGGAAGCCATGAAGAAAATTGCTATAACTACTCCACCATCTGACTTACGAACGACTTAATCATTTAACAGCGACGTCTTACGTACGACTCAACTATCCAACGACTATCCAACGACTATAGTGTTATTCGCTTAATCCTCTTTAtcaaattaatagttatagtGTTTCAGTCGCGTAGGTAATACAATTGAGTCGTACGTTCAGCGTACTGATAACGCAAGAGTATCCCATGCTGCTTATATGGTTGTGCTCAAGACCACAGTTCTACTACTAGTAACTACGCAAAATCAGTACATCGTACAGTACAGGCGAGACTAGACGAGTATTCTGTCCGGCTCAACGGCAAAATGGTGCAGAAGCATCGTACTGCAGAAGTGCAAAGCAAACAGCCTATGTTGTTGTCGCTGGCAGTGTTAACTGCCGTTTAGTTTCAGTGTATCCCGTGTTCACTGTATCACTCTCAGATCTACTCACTCCGTTCTAATCCAAAATGCAGTTAACTAGTTCAGTTGATATTTTTCAGTACAATTAATCTTGACCTACATTAGCCTAGATTTATTGCAgtagaaaatatcaaatggGGTacgaattatatatatattgcaacaGAGTGGGTATTTACGTGCTGCAAAGATTTGGGGGTcattgtttgtattttttgggaaaagtcaaatgatatatttgaaacaaaaaataatatatgaataaaatttatgtatgcatgttcatattgatctaaaaacaatgcacgaaaaatataataaaatataaattaattcgaaattaaaaacttaaattttgacttatagaTATAATTGAAAGTGAAAAAAGAATGTTATTCCATGGGTAACTAATTAAAGTCCCAAGTTTATGGCACAGCTGCTGgaccgatggatggatggatcggcAGTGGTGCAGTGGAAGCCACAAATGCGCACCGCCGGAGCCGCGTCGGTCGGAGACACGGGAATTATTGCGCGCGTCCGCGTAGCTGCAgctacgcacgcacgcacgcacgtacgtGCCCCCTGGAGACAGCAATGATTTGCGTCGTCAATGATTCTCCATAAGCGCAAATACAACAGTATACGATTGTTGTCTATTTgacatacatatttgacaTACATAGACTGTTAAATAGATAGCCTGTACAATGGCTtgtctatttatttatctgtaaaacatttaatttattctttgatatataaattaaagtaaTCAATAGTACTAGCGAATAAACGAGACGCAGCGTACAACAGTGTCAGTAGTGTTGATTTGACATTAAAGCACGTACCCCTGCTGTCTCTTCGCGAAGAGACGCTGTGGTCGTCTGTTAGATAgataagggtttttttttacaaatttcataatatacaAATGGTTTAAAGACAGACATCGTTCATGCCATGAGAAGGCCATTTGCTTGGCACGGCCCATCCCGTTCTGCGTAcggggcgacgacggccggcgtCGGTCGGTCTGCTGTGCTGCTCCATCCATGGCTTGCCTCTTGCCGCTTGCTGGCACCAGTGGTGGCGCTTGCTGGGACGAAGCGGACAGCTGTTGCTGGTGGCGACGATGTGGCATGATGATTTCTGTGCTCTCCTCCGTATTCTGTTGGAGGCATGGGCGGATTTTAATGCTGCAGTGGCACTATGGCAGTAGTACTATGTCAGTACGTGAATGCTTGCCTTGGACTAGTTGTGTGTATGTTCAGGGCTGCCACTGGGTAATGTTTGTTTGAAGTTGGGTATGGCCGCGGGTGAAAAAACAGTCGAAATTGATGGCATATAAACGGAAACCATGCTCGATCAATGgaaaatcaattatatatattgttttaactGTTTCGTGACTATAATATAactaatttacaaatttcaaattttatataggtatAAATGAAAACTGCGGATATGAAAAGCTTTTATGAAAACTACGCTTACTCGTTCGAGAATTTCTGTGACCATTTTCATCACCTCGGgcagtatatatattagagtCGGCCGATAAATAGCATCGATCTAGTCATCAAGAAACATCAttagaaactgaaaaaaatggtAGGGCACAAATTAACACCAAACCAAGCTAGTATATTGAACTGTTTTTTGGGAAAGTTCTCGAGCAAATCTTCggcaaaacaagcaatatGCCGTGTGGGTTCCATCCATCATGGCTCGTCGTGTGACAGGCAACTCTTGCATGCTGTGCATGGTAATGGACTTGACTAATGTGGGCCTTGCATTACATGCCCCTACCAACTCGGGATCATGATGGTGTTTCATTAGTAGTTTTCTGCTCCGcttgaaaacaaatattgaaAGGGTCAGGATGTTCTAGATTCGTTAGGGTTAATTAACCGAGGGCCTAACGCATGAATTTGGCAAGGACTTAACAAGAGAATCAAAATCGTGTCCTCTCTAAATTGGACAGGTCCAATGACGACTCTGTTCATCATTTGGACAGAGGTGTCGTAATCAACGTCGCATCATATCGGAGTACTGTTTGGTTTCAGGATGAGATGGGTTGGATTCAGGAGAGAATATTTCTTCTAGATCCAGGTTTAACCCATCCCATCAAAACGGTAGGACGGATCCGTCACAGGACGATCACGACGCACAGAGGggtattcattttatttattaaatttatttaaaatatattactggtataaatatacattcaattactttaggttattcatatattaatcctagtatttaatattttattttaaatatgagagGAAATCTTTATCCCATCTTATTCCTtccatcaaacaaaaaacaatgtCTAACCCAtctatccaaccaaacagaaaaataaaactaacttATCCTACAATCTAGAGATGGAGCGAACCTAACCCACTTCGTTCAGGAACCAAACGCATCCGCCCAGGTACTACTCATGTACGGACGTCGTCCTTACTAATCCCCAACTCGATCAATCAAAAACGTAACCTTTCAGGTATTGAAACCAGTAAATTACAGCGTGTAATCCGCTAGTATAATCACCACGTCCACCAGCAGGTCCAGCATCAACTCCAAACGAACACTAACATCATGGGCGCAATTATAATCTCACCAACCTCGCAGATTGAGAGAAAAATGAGTAAGAGACAGTACAATCTAACACCcttatcttttagtttttttaaaaaaaatcataaaccaaaatttaaatttataatcttaaatttaatgttgattttgagtttttttactaaagtttattttaccatcttgactatataaaagttttatttataaattattttttatttgtaattatattgcttagattttttttcaaaacccAAAAGATAACCTATCAGTGTCTCACCAACGGTATGGGTACGTCCTTGAGACCGATTTGTAACTGTGGTTCATCACTGGCTCATCGTACAGCAGCAGTACAGGTACAGCACGCAGACGACACGACGCCCCGTTCCTTCGCCCATGGGGCAAGCCCAACCCGGGCTGAACCTTCCCCGAATCGCACATGGCGGCACGCCGGCAGGCATCTCCCGTCGGGATCTCACGATCTGCTGCCGCGATGAACTGTAAAgccgaggcgaggcgagacgCCGCGAGGCCCCGTGCTGCCGGTACGAGCAAAAGCGCCTCAAAAGCTGCACACTTTTACCACCACACCACCCGTCCTCGCATCCATCCACCCATCCCACCTGCCCGGTTTCGCGGAtgccgccgcgcgcggggcggggagggagggatgGGTGGGTTCTTCGTATCGTACGCACGCGGCGGCTGGATCCAGCGCGCGTCCAGCCGTGCAGCCGCAGCGACGCCCCCGTCTCCCTCCCGTGTCGCATTTAACCGTGTACTCGACGCGCCAGCCCACCCCGGCCATTGCCCGTTGGATtggacaccaccaccacctcgcccGTATAAATACCGCCCCATTGCCCACTCCCCACTCCACACCCACTCACTCACCAGCTCATAAGCCTTGGTTGACTCTTGTCCTCACGCTCGGCTTCATCTCCTTGGGGGGTTCTAGTTGGTTTGCGAGATGAGGACGGTGGCGGTAATTGGCATTGTGGCGATGGCCTGCCTGGTGGCCGTGGCGCAGGGCGGCAACTTCTTCCAGGACGCGGAGATCTCGTGGGGGCAGGACCGTGGCAAGatcgtcgacggcggccgcgggctCGACCTCACGCTCGACAGgagctccggctccggcttcCAGTCCAAGAACGAGTACCTCTTCGGCAAGATCGACATGCAGATCAAGCTCGTCCCAGGCAACTCCGCTGGCACCGTCACCACCTTCTACGTAAGCTCATTACTTCCATCTCTGAGGAGGAGTACGTGGTACTGAAGCTGATGGTGTTTTGTGCGTGGGCTGCAGCTGTCGTCGCAGGGGTCGACGCACGACGAGATCGACTTCGAGTTCCTGGGCAACGTCACCGGCGAGCCGTACACGCTGCACACCAACGTGTTCACGCAGGGGCAGGGGCAGCGCGAGCAGCAGTTCCGCCTCTGGTTCGACCCCACCCAGTCCTTCCACACCTACTCCATCATCTGGAACCCTCAGCACGTCATGTGAGTCCCCATCAAGGCATCAACCTTGCTACCTTTGCTTGCTGCCACGCGAGACACGGACTCATGGTGTTTGTTTGCGTGCAGATTCGCGGTTGACGGGACGCCGATCAGGGACTTCAAGAACCACGAGGCGCGCGGCGTGGCGTTCCCCAAGAGCCAACCGATGCGGGTGTACGCAAGCCTGTGGAACGCGGACGACTGGGCCACGCAGGGCGGGCGCGTCAAGGCGGACTGGAGCAAGGCCCCCTTCGTCGCCTCCTTCCGCAACTACAACGCCGACGCCTGCGTCTGGTCCaacggcgcgcggcgctgcCCCGTCGGCACCATGgagacggccgcggcggcggcggggaggagcggcgggTGGTGGAACCAGGAGCTCAGCGACATGAGCTACCGCCGCATGCGCTGGGTGCAGAGGAAGTTCATGATCTACAACTACTGCACCGACCTCAAGCGATACCCCCAGGGCGTCCCCGCCGAGTGCAAGCTCCGTTGAGACCACACACACACGCTGATCCGTCATCCATGAGAGctactccactccactccactgcATTGAGATCGGTCGATGGCAAGGTGTTTGTTGAGCATTTCTTACCAGCTGAGATGGCGAATAATGTGTTCTTGATGGAACGGATACTCATCATGTAAATGCAGTATGCACATCGCAttctttcatttctttttgtaACACGGGTGCCGTTGTACGtacaagtttgaaaaaaaaaatcagtgagTTGCTTTTAGCCGTATTCTACTACACTAGCTGGATCCCTTTGGTTTTTGGCCATGTTTTCCGTGTGCTCTGCTCGCTGCTCCGCAGCAGCTGAAATGCTGGGCGTGGCTGCCGCCAGACTGGCCCATTTTGGACATGGACACCCTGTAAAACTGGAGCGTTGCGAGATCGAGCTTATCCGGATTTGATTAATTTAACCGAGGGACCAACATTCGCATCAGCTGCCTGCACTGCTGCAAGGAGCAACGCAGCTCACGGAAACGTCCGACCATTTTATATTGACAGGTAGGAACTGCTTGGATTAAACAAAAGTAAGCTCGCACTCGGTCTGATCAAACCGTATGCATGttttgcttaaaaaatttcgATTCGCACACAAAACTGCTTCTCGTGCCACTCCCTTCAGTGTAAGGTCttgtttgcaatttttttttaaaacatcacattaaacttttagacacacatttgaagtattaaacgtagcctaattataaaacaaattttagatttcgtctggaaaccacgagacgaattttttgagtataattaatctgtcattagcacatgttgattactgtagcacttatggctaatcatatcttaattaggctcaaaagattcgtctcacgatttcctccgtaactatgtaattagttttatgttcatatatatttaatgcttcatttagatgtccaaagattcaacatgatgtttttagaaaagtttttaacaactaaacatggcctaattCTGCTCAGCTGTCGAACTGTCCAAACGTGACGGAGTAGAATCCAATGGGCCATGGAAAATGATTTTCCAGTACGAACTGTGGGTTCGAACTTTCTAGTTGGGTGCAAACACGTAAACCTATTGGGAGGTCCCAATAAAGCCCGGTAAAGACTACTACTGGCCCGCTTCACAGCCCATTTCTAGTGCCGTCTCCTTCATCCGGCCCATCCAAAATACACAAAATCTGGAATTCGGTCCACTAACTATCAAGTTCAGAAATCTGGACTGTGGCCCACTTCACCGGCCTAACACAATCTGATTTCTTCCGCCTTGAGGTCAATAAATAGAGGAACGTCAATTTGCATTTCGTTAGTCGTTACCTTATatttgttggttgatttattggttagccgatatttagaaAAGGATATAACCATCGTAATCCTATTcgtaatctatctctaactctaaaTTCATAACCCtcatgggccgtaactgcgatcggtggttacgggtcagaatcggattaaGAAAAacccccgaggcccaccagtcctatataaaagaagaggagcccacggggacgctcgtgtcgcttattctcgcaaccagaaattcgaaatcaatctctcccgatcagagacgcGGTGGAAGGGTTTGTGTGACGATTCCAGGGCAGTGCCGTtagagacccgaaggtcggagattcagAACAGGTCATCGGCGATCTAATCTCGCCGGAGATGAAGGAAAGAAGATGaaattgaaggaaagaaaagaagggaatcagatggcttcatctgcaggtttatttagttttccgcatttgaattaatcggtgacATTGTATTGATTAGGGATTcaattcgtaatctattgtttatgattgaattgaattatctaacatagtggtatcagagccaatcctaGTCATATTTGATCCCATCAGTAATTGATTATGAATCAATTGATAGTTTTCGGTCTGTCGATTAATCTAATCGGTGAAGGATTCGAGTTAGCTACATACACTGTTGTTGATTTGAATTCCAAACCGAGAAATCAAAACCTCAAACCCTAGATCAAATTGCAATCAACCAAAACTATTTGATCCGGCTTCGGATTGAAGAAACTCACCGGAGTGAGattagtcgtcgtcgtcgtcgccgttgtgTAGGCCTCGGCCACCGCatgacgtcgccgccccgccgtcTCCACGACCAGTGGAATTGGCcatccgccaccgccgccacaaGGGCTTCAACCcatgcgtgcgcgcgcgcgtgtggtCGC contains the following coding sequences:
- the LOC102699599 gene encoding RING-H2 finger protein ATL43, encoding MEPSRRLLLSDYDGAIVSPLPSPPASSSAATPFRPGVAVVVGILTSVFSITFLLLLYAKHCKRSAAESSGPYGGGGASGGAAGERRNSGVDRAVVESLPVFRFGALRGQKAGLECAVCLGRFEPTEALRLLPKCRHGFHVECVDTWLDAHSTCPLCRSRVDPEDVLLLPEPPKPSTTGPPDPPETKVAAATTKEKQASLAPAPAPSPAFRAFFSGRHSTGSVRAPGRVGPASRRSADLVGGDGDAAVGCFEAAKVRKDRVLLMEPAAAVAEPDPEAFDRRFGHRILVSTAGGCEDETAPAAKQRWSEVRPSDLMFVRSEMLVTEAGRYSCSAAVHSSSNGRSVISARSLSELAGVSRLPPIRAAACEGEPRAGSARRWPGSSWWARGPPALNGPST
- the LOC102701273 gene encoding xyloglucan endotransglucosylase/hydrolase protein 22-like, translating into MRTVAVIGIVAMACLVAVAQGGNFFQDAEISWGQDRGKIVDGGRGLDLTLDRSSGSGFQSKNEYLFGKIDMQIKLVPGNSAGTVTTFYLSSQGSTHDEIDFEFLGNVTGEPYTLHTNVFTQGQGQREQQFRLWFDPTQSFHTYSIIWNPQHVIFAVDGTPIRDFKNHEARGVAFPKSQPMRVYASLWNADDWATQGGRVKADWSKAPFVASFRNYNADACVWSNGARRCPVGTMETAAAAAGRSGGWWNQELSDMSYRRMRWVQRKFMIYNYCTDLKRYPQGVPAECKLR